A window of Prolixibacter sp. SD074 contains these coding sequences:
- a CDS encoding NUDIX domain-containing protein, with translation MMKFYSRHKRFLLALDVIIFGFDEEGLKLLLIKRGFEPCKGQWSLMGGFLQETEDMEQAADRILHKLTGLGDLYLEQLRLYSQPGRDSDGRIISMAYYALMKTERQDSEQLEKHNATWFKIDDIPELVFDHKAMVDHALARLRRKCRTQPIGFELLPDKFTIPQLQKLYETILGIELDKRNFRKKILSMELLQKLEEKDKSSSRKGAFLYQFDKEKYGRLIGEGFSFAV, from the coding sequence ATGATGAAATTTTATTCTCGGCACAAACGCTTTTTATTAGCCCTTGACGTCATTATTTTCGGGTTCGACGAAGAAGGATTGAAGTTACTACTCATCAAAAGAGGTTTTGAACCATGCAAAGGACAATGGTCGCTGATGGGCGGGTTTTTGCAGGAAACTGAAGATATGGAGCAGGCAGCCGACCGGATTTTGCACAAACTAACCGGGCTGGGTGATTTGTATCTCGAACAACTTCGACTTTACAGCCAACCCGGCCGCGATTCGGATGGACGGATAATTTCGATGGCCTACTACGCTTTGATGAAAACCGAACGCCAGGATTCAGAACAATTGGAAAAACATAATGCTACGTGGTTCAAGATTGACGACATTCCGGAACTGGTTTTCGACCACAAAGCGATGGTTGATCATGCCCTGGCACGGTTACGCCGGAAGTGTCGTACACAGCCCATTGGTTTTGAGCTCTTGCCCGACAAGTTTACCATTCCGCAACTTCAAAAATTATACGAAACTATTTTAGGTATCGAGCTTGATAAGCGGAACTTCCGAAAAAAGATATTATCAATGGAACTGCTCCAAAAACTGGAGGAAAAGGATAAGAGTAGTTCTCGAAAGGGAGCATTTTTGTATCAGTTTGATAAAGAAAAATACGGCCGGTTAATTGGCGAAGGCTTCAGCTTTGCCGTATAA
- a CDS encoding thioredoxin family protein, with protein MLQTNLKHIMTADEHRKFIEENDNVMICCGRMGPMCIPVYGIMEELEDDYTHVTFADMEFDNPESAVIRNAPECRGFMGLPFTVYYKNGKLVKATSSIQSMDQVTAILNEQFGEPK; from the coding sequence ATGTTACAAACCAACTTGAAGCACATTATGACTGCTGATGAACATCGGAAGTTCATCGAAGAGAATGATAATGTAATGATTTGCTGTGGTCGTATGGGCCCCATGTGTATTCCGGTTTACGGAATTATGGAGGAGCTGGAAGATGACTATACTCACGTAACTTTTGCTGATATGGAATTCGATAATCCTGAGTCAGCTGTCATTCGCAATGCTCCTGAATGCCGTGGATTTATGGGCCTGCCGTTTACTGTATATTACAAAAATGGCAAACTGGTAAAAGCTACCAGCAGTATTCAGTCCATGGATCAGGTTACTGCTATTCTTAACGAACAGTTTGGCGAGCCGAAATAA
- the trxB gene encoding thioredoxin-disulfide reductase produces MKEDTIYDVIILGAGAAGLAAGIYTSRAKLSTLILNEGTPGGQLVLTHEIANYPGVESTSGYQLGNIMRNQARSFGCKIKSNLHITAVDLKNKTKTVEVNGKDTYAAHTVILAPGGRPRMLNVPGEEGLKGKGISYCATCDGDFFQDKEIIVVGGGNSALEEAVSLTKYASKVTIVHQFDHFQGFEHAIRNARENEKIEFEMESMIQEFIGTENLEAARVKNMRTGEEKVINVEGTFIFIGYVPNTAFFKDVVELNEYGELLTDERMKTNIPGVFAAGDSIKKPYRQVTTAVADGTIAALSAAEYVNDLKRKQKDLSEAKT; encoded by the coding sequence ATGAAAGAAGATACCATTTATGACGTCATTATTCTGGGGGCAGGAGCTGCCGGTTTAGCTGCCGGAATTTATACATCACGGGCGAAACTTAGCACACTTATTCTTAATGAGGGTACACCCGGTGGGCAATTGGTGTTGACACACGAAATTGCCAATTATCCCGGAGTTGAATCCACCAGCGGATATCAACTGGGAAATATTATGAGAAATCAGGCCAGGTCGTTTGGCTGTAAAATAAAATCGAACCTGCACATTACGGCAGTCGATTTGAAGAACAAAACTAAAACCGTTGAAGTCAATGGAAAAGATACATATGCTGCCCATACGGTCATTCTGGCACCGGGCGGTCGTCCACGCATGTTGAATGTTCCCGGTGAGGAGGGGTTAAAAGGGAAAGGTATTTCCTACTGCGCTACCTGCGATGGTGATTTTTTCCAGGACAAGGAAATTATTGTTGTTGGCGGTGGTAATTCAGCGTTGGAAGAAGCTGTTTCACTTACTAAATATGCCTCGAAAGTGACTATCGTTCACCAGTTTGATCATTTCCAGGGATTTGAGCATGCCATCCGCAATGCCCGCGAGAATGAAAAGATTGAGTTCGAGATGGAGTCCATGATTCAGGAATTTATCGGAACTGAAAATCTGGAAGCTGCCAGGGTGAAGAATATGCGGACAGGTGAGGAGAAGGTTATCAATGTGGAAGGTACATTCATTTTCATCGGTTACGTTCCGAATACTGCTTTCTTTAAAGATGTAGTCGAGTTGAATGAATACGGCGAACTGCTTACCGACGAACGTATGAAAACTAATATTCCCGGTGTATTTGCTGCCGGCGATAGCATTAAAAAGCCTTACCGTCAGGTGACGACAGCCGTTGCCGATGGAACCATTGCTGCGCTTTCTGCTGCCGAATATGTAAACGATTTAAAGCGAAAGCAGAAAGATTTATCTGAAGCAAAAACCTGA
- the pgl gene encoding 6-phosphogluconolactonase, with translation MEPEIKIYDNAAGVTKAFAKHMAQWIEESKNPLFHIALSGGNTPKLLFRYLADNYKNSIEWSKVHFWWGDERMVPPDDDESNYKMTNELLLSQIDIPEGNIHRIRGEEDPPTESVRYGDEIESLVPDKETWPAFDLIILGMGDDGHTASIFPNQMELLHSLDVCEVATHPSSGQKRITLTGKVLNSAKKTAFLVTGENKAKRLQEIFSGPNKGRLLPAFHIHPAGELFWFVDQAAAGKLEKE, from the coding sequence ATGGAACCTGAAATAAAAATATACGATAATGCAGCCGGTGTAACCAAAGCTTTTGCTAAACATATGGCTCAATGGATTGAAGAAAGTAAAAACCCCCTTTTTCACATTGCCCTTTCGGGCGGAAACACGCCCAAGCTGCTATTCAGGTACTTAGCCGACAACTACAAAAACTCAATTGAGTGGAGTAAGGTGCACTTTTGGTGGGGTGATGAGCGGATGGTCCCGCCCGATGATGATGAGAGCAACTACAAAATGACTAACGAATTGTTGCTTTCTCAAATCGACATTCCGGAAGGAAATATTCACCGGATACGTGGAGAAGAAGATCCGCCAACCGAGTCAGTCCGCTACGGTGACGAAATAGAGTCGCTGGTTCCCGATAAGGAAACCTGGCCGGCTTTTGATTTGATCATTCTGGGTATGGGTGACGATGGACACACCGCGTCTATCTTCCCGAATCAAATGGAACTGCTCCATTCGCTCGATGTTTGCGAAGTAGCGACACATCCTTCTTCGGGACAAAAAAGAATAACCTTAACGGGAAAAGTGCTGAACAGCGCTAAGAAGACTGCTTTCCTGGTAACAGGAGAAAATAAGGCTAAGCGTTTACAGGAAATATTTTCCGGCCCAAATAAAGGCCGTTTATTGCCTGCTTTCCACATTCACCCGGCAGGGGAATTATTCTGGTTTGTGGATCAGGCAGCAGCCGGAAAACTGGAAAAGGAATAA